DNA from Streptomyces rishiriensis:
GAGCGCGTGCTCCACGAGCGTGATCAGCGCGCTCTTGGCATCCGAGCGGTGCCGGGCGTCCGTCGTGATGATCGGGGTGTCCGGTCCGATCTGGAGCGCCTCGCGCACTTCCTCCGGCTGGTACGGCTGCGAGCCGTCGAAGCCGTTGAGGGCGACGACGAACGGCAGGCCGCTGTTCTCGAAGTAGTCGACCGCCGGGAAGCAGTCCGCGAGACGCCGGGTGTCCACCAGCACGATCGCGCCGATCGCGCCGCGCACCAGGTCGTCCCACATGAACCAGAACCGGTCCTGACCCGGCGTGCCGAACAGGTACAGGATCAGGTCCTGGTCGAGCGTGATACGGCCGAAGTCCATGGCCACCGTGGTGGTGGTCTTGTCCCCGGTGTGGGTGAGGTCGTCGATGCCCGCCGACGCGGACGTCATGACGGCCTCCGTGCGCAGCGGGTTGATCTCGGAGACGGCGCCCACGAACGTGGTCTTGCCCACGCCGAAGCCACCCGCCACCACGATCTTCGCGGAGGTGGTGGCCCGCCCCCCGTCAGAGCTTGCGAAGTCCACTGAGCACCCTTTCGAGCAGCGTCACGTCCGGAGCGCCGCCGTTGTTCTCGTCGCCGCCCGGCTGGTGGATGGCCACCAGTCCGGCCTCGGCGAGGTCCGCGACCAGGATCCGCGCCACTCCCAGCGGCATGGCCAGGAGAGCCGAGACCTCCGCGACCGACTTCACCTCGCGGCACAGATGGCAGATGCGCTGGTGCTCCGGAAGCAGCCCCATGAGCGCTGCCGGGTCGGCCGTGGTGCTGATCAGCGCCTCGATGGCGAGCTGATAGCGCGGCCGCGTCCGGCCGCCGGTCATCGCGTACGGACGCACCAGCGGCTGGTCGCCCTCATCCCCGTACGGCTCCGCGTACGGATCATGATGGGCGGTGGGCGGGGTCATGGATCCTCCGGGCGGGACAGCATTCGCGGTCAGTCGTGCCGTCCGTCGAGGCCGGTGGGGGGATTGTGTCGGCCGGACGGTGATTTCGTGAGGTGGGTAGTGCTGGGGCGGGTCAGTGGAGCAGACTGCCCTGGAGTTCGGCGCGCAGGTCGGGCGTGAGGACCGCGCCCGCGCGGTCGACAAGCAGCGTCATCTCGTAGCCGACGAGGCCGATGTCGCACTCGGGGTGCGCGAGAACGGCGAGCGACGAGCCGTCCGAGACGGACATGAGGAAGAGGAACCCTCGTTCCATCTCGACGACGGTCTGCGCGACGCTGCCGCCTTCGAAGATCCGCGAAGCGCCGGCCGTCAGCGAGGTCAGCCCCGACGCGACGGCCGCCAACTGGTCGGCACGGTCGCGCGGGAAGCCCTCGGACATCGCGAGCAGGAGCCCGTCGGCGGACACGACAACGGTGTGGGACACCCCAGGGGTGTTGTCCACGAAGTTGGTGATCAACCAGTTCAGGTTCTGTGCCGCCTGGCTCATCTGACTCAACTAACGCTCCTGCTGGTGAGTGGGGCTCGGGAAACTGCCGGTCTGACCGTTGCCGGCCTGACGACCCTGCGCGATGCCCCGACGGAGATTGGTCAGCCGTCCGCGTACGTCGTCAGGCGCACGCGACACCTGCGGACCGGGCTGGTGCTGTTGCTGCTGAGCCGTGCCCGGGACGAGGTTCGCCCTGGGCACCCGGCGCGGCAGGCCGGATGTGGTGACGCCGCCCGCGGCCGGTTGCCTGACCCGCTCGGCCTGCCGGACGAGTTCGTCGTTCGGCGAGGTGCGCCAGGAGGCATTGGTGGCGGCGGGACGCTGGGGGGCAGCCGGAGCCTGCGGCTCCTGGTGCTGCTGTTGCTGCGGAGCCTGGTCCGAACCGCCCGCCTGCTGACCGTGGAACCAGTTGGTCTCCAGCGTGTCGTACAGCGGGGTGCGGCCGTCTCCGGGACCCGAGGCCGGCGGCAGTGCCTCCGGCTCCGGCCGCCCGACGGGACGCTGCGGGCCGGACGGCTGTGACGGGGTGCCGTAGCCACCCGGCTGCGGCGCCGCGAACTGGCCGGTGGACGAGGGGTCCTGGCGGCCGGGCAGCGAGTGCTGACCGGTCGAGGAGCCGTCGTAGCCGGGTGCGGCGAACTGGCCGGTGGAGCCGTTGTCGTACGCCTGCGGAGCGAACTGGTTCGGGGCCGCCGAGGCGTTCTGGCCGCCCGGGGCACCGAAGACGTCGGACCGGGTGAAGCCGTTCTCGTCCTGCTGGCCGCTGGTGCCGGGGCGCTGGAACTGCCCCGGGTCCTGTCGGGCGCTGGTGCCCGGACGCTGGAACTGGCCGGCGTCCTGCCGTCCGCCCGGACCCGTCTGGGGGTTGCCCACGGCCGGGAACTGGCCCGTGCTCTGGAACCCGTTCGCGACGGGGCGGCCGAAGTCGGCGGGGCCCGCCGGGCTCTGGCGGTCGTCGGTGCGCGGGATCGCCGGTATCTCGGCGGTGGCGCCGGGACCCTGCCGGTCGTCGAAGCGCGGCATGCGCGACGTCTGGGCGACGTCCGGCTCCTCGTGGCCGCGCGGGGCGTCCAGCGGGCTGCGCGGCACCGGCGGCTGGGCGTTCTCGTCGCCCCAGCTGGTCACGCGCGGCTGCTGGTTGCCGCCGGGCAGCTCGGCGCGCGCTCCACCGCGCGGCGGCAGCTGCGGCTGACGGCCACGGCCGCCCTGGTCGGCCTTGTTGCCCCGCTGCTGCTGCGTGGGACGTCCGCCGAACATGTCCACGCCCTGGGCGGAACCCGTACCGGCCGCCTGGAGGCCCTGCGGCGCACCGGGCGCCTGACCGCCGAAGCCGGAACCCGCGCCGGCCGGAGCCGGCCGGCCCTGCTGGGGGGAGGCCGGAGGCTGCTGCGGGCCACGCGGCGGCTGACCACCGGGCCGGCCACCGCCGTCCCGTCCGGGCAGCGCGGCCCGGGGACCCTGGCCGGCGGCGATGCGGCCGCCGGTGCCGGGACCGGAGCCGAGGGCACCGCCCTGCGAGCCGTTCTGCGAGCCGTTCTGGCGACGCGCGGCGGCGACGCCGGCAGCGGCCTGCGCGGCGGCGGGGCCACCCGCGACGGCGCCCTGACCGGGCTTGGGCTGGGGCTTCTTGCCGCCCTGTGCGACGTCCACGGGCAGCATGACCAGCGCGGTCGTGCCACCGGAGTCGGAGGGGCGCAGCTGGATGCGGATGCCGTGCCGCTGCGACAGACGACCGACCACGAACAGACCCATGCGGCGGGAGACCGACACGTCCACGGTGGGCGGCGAGGCGAGCCGCTCGTTGATCGCGGCGAGGTCCTCGGGGGAGAGGCCGATGCCGGTGTCGTGGATCTCGATCAGCACGCGGCCGTCGGGCAGCGCGTGACCGGTGACCTTGACCTTGGTCTGCGGCGAGGAGAACGAGGTGGCGTTCTCGAGCAGCTCGGCGAGGAGGTGCACGAGGTCGTTGACGACCCGGCCGGCCACTTCGGTGGTCGGCACGGAGGACAGTTCGATGCGCTCGTACTGCTCCACCTCGGACGCGGCGGCACGCAGCACGTCGACCAGCGGGACCGGACGGGTCCAGCGACGGCCGGGCTCCTCACCCGCGAGGACGAGGAGGTTCTCACCGTTACGGCGCATGCGGGTCGCGAGGTGGTCGAGCTTGAACAGCGAGGACAGCTGGTCCGGGTCGGCCTCGCGGGACTCCAGTTCGGAGATCAGCGACAGCTGGCGCTGGATCAGACCCTGGGAGCGGCGCGAGAGGTTGGTGAACATCGCGTTGACGTTGCCCCGCAGCAGGGCCTGCTCGGCGGCGAGGCGGACCGCCTCGCGGTGCACGTCGTCGAAGGCCGCGGCCACCTGGCCGATCTCGTCCCGGGAGTGCACACCGACCGACTCCACGGACGTGTCGACGTCCTGCGGGTCGGACTCGGACAGCTGCTTGACCAGCTCGGGCAGCCGGTCCTGGGCGACCTTGGTGGCGGTCTCCTGGAGGCGGCGCAGCGAACGGATCATGGACCGGGCGACGACGAACGCGCCGACCAGCGAGACACCGAGGACGAGCAGGATCAGCGCACCGGAGATGATCGCTTCGCGCTCCGACTCGGCGCGCAGCTCACGCGCCTTCTGCTCCATGTTCTCGAGCAGCGTGAGCTCGATGTTGCTCATCTGCTTGATCTTGGTGGAGCTGGAGTCGATCCAGTCCTGGTACGACTGCTTGTCCAGCGACTCCAGGCCGCTGGAGGAGCTGAGGGCCCGGTCCGCGTAGGTGTCGGCGTCCTCGATGACCGGGTTGCCCAGCTCGATCGGCTTCAGCAGTTCCTCGGCGTCGCCGTCGCCGTAGATGCTGCGGAAACTCGCGAGGTCGGACTCCTGGTTCTGGAGGCCTGCCTCG
Protein-coding regions in this window:
- a CDS encoding GTP-binding protein, with amino-acid sequence MDFASSDGGRATTSAKIVVAGGFGVGKTTFVGAVSEINPLRTEAVMTSASAGIDDLTHTGDKTTTTVAMDFGRITLDQDLILYLFGTPGQDRFWFMWDDLVRGAIGAIVLVDTRRLADCFPAVDYFENSGLPFVVALNGFDGSQPYQPEEVREALQIGPDTPIITTDARHRSDAKSALITLVEHALMARLR
- a CDS encoding DUF742 domain-containing protein → MTPPTAHHDPYAEPYGDEGDQPLVRPYAMTGGRTRPRYQLAIEALISTTADPAALMGLLPEHQRICHLCREVKSVAEVSALLAMPLGVARILVADLAEAGLVAIHQPGGDENNGGAPDVTLLERVLSGLRKL
- a CDS encoding roadblock/LC7 domain-containing protein, translated to MSQAAQNLNWLITNFVDNTPGVSHTVVVSADGLLLAMSEGFPRDRADQLAAVASGLTSLTAGASRIFEGGSVAQTVVEMERGFLFLMSVSDGSSLAVLAHPECDIGLVGYEMTLLVDRAGAVLTPDLRAELQGSLLH
- a CDS encoding sensor histidine kinase, with product MQGRFKRDGSASAEPEPRGGTGPMAVGSSPQHAQNPGPNPTGDGGERSGRPGASASPSTPPQAPTKPPTGHTGPGPRVALRNWRISTRLVALLTLPVVAATSLGALRINQSMDDIQQLDNMKLLTDMTKQATDLADALQDERDRSAGPLAHNGKATDPGIKGLREKTDRALSAFQDSSEEIDGATADGNLQGVRDSLVGLLGDLANLAKVRSTAYAEKGNSTQTVEAYHRLITSLLDLSQDMAQATSNPEMIQRTRALAAFSSAKEYASVQRAVLAAALPVGNTVYGDLSENDRQYAEAGLQNQESDLASFRSIYGDGDAEELLKPIELGNPVIEDADTYADRALSSSSGLESLDKQSYQDWIDSSSTKIKQMSNIELTLLENMEQKARELRAESEREAIISGALILLVLGVSLVGAFVVARSMIRSLRRLQETATKVAQDRLPELVKQLSESDPQDVDTSVESVGVHSRDEIGQVAAAFDDVHREAVRLAAEQALLRGNVNAMFTNLSRRSQGLIQRQLSLISELESREADPDQLSSLFKLDHLATRMRRNGENLLVLAGEEPGRRWTRPVPLVDVLRAAASEVEQYERIELSSVPTTEVAGRVVNDLVHLLAELLENATSFSSPQTKVKVTGHALPDGRVLIEIHDTGIGLSPEDLAAINERLASPPTVDVSVSRRMGLFVVGRLSQRHGIRIQLRPSDSGGTTALVMLPVDVAQGGKKPQPKPGQGAVAGGPAAAQAAAGVAAARRQNGSQNGSQGGALGSGPGTGGRIAAGQGPRAALPGRDGGGRPGGQPPRGPQQPPASPQQGRPAPAGAGSGFGGQAPGAPQGLQAAGTGSAQGVDMFGGRPTQQQRGNKADQGGRGRQPQLPPRGGARAELPGGNQQPRVTSWGDENAQPPVPRSPLDAPRGHEEPDVAQTSRMPRFDDRQGPGATAEIPAIPRTDDRQSPAGPADFGRPVANGFQSTGQFPAVGNPQTGPGGRQDAGQFQRPGTSARQDPGQFQRPGTSGQQDENGFTRSDVFGAPGGQNASAAPNQFAPQAYDNGSTGQFAAPGYDGSSTGQHSLPGRQDPSSTGQFAAPQPGGYGTPSQPSGPQRPVGRPEPEALPPASGPGDGRTPLYDTLETNWFHGQQAGGSDQAPQQQQHQEPQAPAAPQRPAATNASWRTSPNDELVRQAERVRQPAAGGVTTSGLPRRVPRANLVPGTAQQQQHQPGPQVSRAPDDVRGRLTNLRRGIAQGRQAGNGQTGSFPSPTHQQER